The genomic window AGTCATGCTCTGTGATCTCACCTCAATgctcattttttaaagttaggaGGTCTACAGTCAACATCTGTGTGCACAATAACAGTGTAAAGCATGTAAAACAGCATTCAGGTTTTTGTTGACACTGCATGTGAGGTGTTGATTCTGCTTTGCTGTAACTATGGAGGACAGGTGATGTATTCGATTAGATGATATTTTAATGTCTTCAGCCTTTCAACAGTCACAATGACTACTGTTTTACATTAAATTGCAAGGGTCCATGATACTGAGTCCATGAACTATGCTTTCACACTGATGACGACGTAGTGTTTTAACTTCtgtctgtgtcctctctctctgtatagtTTGTAAAACATGCATCGTCGCCTTCTTGGAGACAAATAAGTTCTGTCCTCGATGTGATGTCCAGGTTCACAAGACGTGTCCACAGCTCAGCATCAGGTAACTAGGAATGGTTTGCATcaggttgtttttaaaaagcacatctGAACTCAATGTGGATCATTCCTAACATTGTAAAAcgttctctcttttttttccaagagcGGACAAAACTCTACAAGATATTGTATATAAGCTTGTTCCCGGGTTATTCAAAGGTAAGACCTGCTTGAAGCTGTAACTGCAACAAATTATGACTCTTAGTCATagtgtttgtattgtgttttccttttatcAATGCATTTCTCCTGAAACTAGATGAGATGAAACGGAGGCGGGACTTCTACGCAGAGAATCGTGTGCTGGAACCAGGGGAAGTGGTGGAGACATTTAACATAGCAGAGGATGAAATCATCAGTCTGTCCATACAGTTCTATGAGAGGAACAAGTGAGTCACTCGTTTCTAGTGTTTACCAAAAAATAGTGGCGTAAATTCTTAATATTGGGTTTGTTTATGGGATAGTCGCTGCTGATGCAGGTgttaaaaaaatggaaaaaagaaatgaaattatCTGGTCATACACTGAGCAAAGGATGAAGTAGAATGATTTAAATATGCATTCAAGAGTCGTTAAAGAGAAATAAGTCATGGGAATAAGACCTGTGTAAACACTGTATGAGATACGCTCTGAAAAAAGCATGTTAAACCTGCAGTACATCTCACAGAATCTGATTTTCTCTATGTGTGGATAGAATGGTTCATTATTGTTCAACACCTTTCCTTTGTATTGAATATTTCCCTGCAGAAACAATGAGAGGCAGCGTTCAGAGATGGAAGGAGACAAGGTAAAAACTCATTTTGGTTAAGAAACAAAGTTGGgtaaagcagcagctgaagccTACACACTACATGTTTAAATGTGGTTTTCTGGTCTTCGCCCTGGATTTATGTGTCCCCTCTCTACTCGTTTCTTTGTTCTCAGTCCAACGGTAAACGCTTCCTGCAGTGCCCAGCAGCCATGTCCGTCATGCACTTAGCAAAGTTCCTCCGGAGCAAGATGGACATTCCTAACAACTATCGGGTAATTAGACATGactcacccacacacaacaacacttCACCTTATTGATTATATAGCAAGCTACAAGGTTTAGGCACACTAATATAAAATACCGTGTAAAAGCACTTTTAACTCTAAAGTAACTTAATCACAACCGCAAATACTGCTACAGAGGTGGGTCATATTGGGTTGCTAGCATTTGTGAGCTATAAAAGAGCTCTGGCAGTTAGCACTCTGATATGCGAGCTTTGTGTGCAACATGATAACAGAAGTCCAAAGGGACCAAATCATCCAGTATGTGCCTGAGAGACATTGCTTCAAAGTGCTTGaacatgtcaaaatgaaaagagacagactTAATATAAAAACGTTACATGTTGGAACAAACAAAATGATGTGATGGATACAATGTACAACAGTTTGACAAGTGCTGGTAGCTGGTATTAAGTAGACCTGAGtgtacatatatacacagagtGCTAGCCTTGTGGTCACACTTTAAATATCTTAAATTAGTTATTATTTatgctgtgttgtgtatttataGTGGTTAACAAGTGAATTTTAATTAGCTTGATTGGCTGAATTAGAGTTAGTATAgaatattatttatatgtaaCTGCCAACAGTGGTGGCCTTGGAGCCATTTTGTCACCAGCTTGCAGaagcctctgtgtttgttccGATCAAGTTGGAGACATGATCACTGAGATGACCAAATGTCCTCCAGTTGGAAATCCAATTATGAGCCTGACGTGAACATTTTTCCCACTCAGCTGTTCATAATTATGTATTATATGATGTGAATGTGGTGGTTAGCCAGCATAGACAATACAGGGGCTCCTGGAGCTGGCTCACTTAATGCAAGGAATGCAGCCTTTATTACAGATATTAGttgcacctgtgctttttctgccaTAACATAcccaaatgtctgctgtgaaaaaggcctacaatatataataataataataatgataataataataatgaacacCTTTTACCAATTTGTGAACATTCACTAACTGTAGTTCCCACGAATCTTTGGAATGTTGTTGATCAAAATGAActaaattatcattttattgatGTTAAAATGAGTTGCTACAGGTTGGTAGCTTGCCCTTGTTACGCTCAAAATGTGGACAGAAAACCCCAATTATCATTATCATAGGCTttttacaagaagaaaaaatcaCATCACCAGACAACCTCACATTATTCTGACTTGGAAGTGTTCATACGGTTTTCcaagaaatgaatgaagaaatgaTTAAATTCCATGTATTCCATCGGGGGCCGATGTGAATGCTTTTTCCTACTCGAAAGGCTCATAACCTGTCCTGTACAATATGGAAGAAATTTGACATTAGACACAGTTCCACTATCAACACCTGATTCTGTGTAAAGGTGGAAAGGTCAGATATTGTATGCCAAGCAGCAGTTTAATGTAGCCTTTAGAAAGACAGTGAGTAAGATTACACAATGGGAGAGTCACAGTATTCTTAACCTGTCTTGGTTTTCCGTCAGTCATATGATGATATGATACATTATAAACTGTACATAACTGGAAACTTTTGAATGGGTCAAAAACATTGTAATGCTTCATTCAAGTCATGCGGGAGCATTGTCAAGACGGTTTGTCATTGCAAGCAATATGTACAGGTGAGAAACACTGATGCTAAGAGAATTGGCTCCAGTGTGTCTTCCAGTGCAGCACTTTCTGTTTTggctttttctctcctcttcccttttATAATACTCCTTGATCAATAAAAGTGTTGTGTATAAGTTTACAAGTACAGTAGTAGTGACAAGCTTCAGGTAGAGACACAAAGATTTAGCAGCATGTTTTAGCTTCTCAGAGACACACGTGATAGAAACCTTCTCATTCAGTAGTAAATGATGCTGCTAGAACATAAGCTAGCCTGGaaccaccaccagcagctgcagcagcacagcagcagcacgtTTGCCAGTAATAGGTCAATATTCAAGTAAAGCAGGGATGGCAGCCAGCTGATGTCTGCTGTACTGATGATGTTGAAATCTGTAAAATTTCGAGAACTGTctgtttaaatgcatttttattaGTATCATAAGTTGATAGACTTTTCTAACTTGCAAACAGGAATGTTACTGGGGTGAATCGAGTGAATGTTGTCACAGCATATTGGCAgctgcaatttaaaaaaattggAAAAGCCTTAGAAAAACTGGTCAAAATTTTATTGgaattttcatttcacttcaccATGGTAAGCTGAAGCCTGCCTTTCTCGCCTtgataaatatgaaatgtgaGGCGATGAGCTGCAGATGCTGTTCCTCCCATAGCGTTGCCTCTATATGGTGTGACTGTCTGTTACAGGTGGAGGTGTTGTACGGGGATGAGCCCTTGAAGGACTACTACACACTAATGGATATCGCCTACTTCTATGAGTGGAGACGAGTGAGTGGCATCTTTGAATTCTCTTGAGCATGcatgttttttgatttattacACACAGTACCAGGCAGTTTATGGGAGTGTTCGTGTAAACCCATCCCTGTCAAcctgtggatggatggatgtttggGGCTGGAGTTGTTGGGAAACTCAGTCAGCAGCCACATAACacatcttttttctcttttgtgcaAGAAATGACCAAATTCTGATCATTAGTTTTCaccatgtcagtgtttgttctgaggatttgattttcttaaaacataaaatatttttgctgtttaaaaaaaaaaaaaaacaacacaatcacaATTTGAATTAATGAGCTAAATAGGCAACATCACCAGTATGGTCCCTCATCATGCTGACATGATGCTGAAAACATGTATGTCCTTTTGAAATGAACTTTTAGTCTGCTGctaattcattttttgttgttttttattgtttgtttacattataTCTGGTTGTAATGGTTTTGGTTTATAATTCATATCGCTGCTTCAgtggcagtaaaaaaaaagaataggtTCATCTTATCAAATGTGTTCCTCTCGAAGCAGCTCTTGCTGATATTAAGCTCCTTCTTTGTCACCTGTCCTTTGGTAACAGAAACAACTGTAATAAATTGACTAGGTTATAGTACATATAAGGCTGGTGGCATTCTTAGTTGTTattatcaacaaatcccacaaCAAGACCAACTGTGTGACCAGTCGTGTCCAACTCTTACTGCTTCCctgccctgtctgtggctctggGCCTCAAACCCATTTATTTGCACTGAAGAcgtgatgtgtttttaaaggctCAGACATTTTTAACAGGTAGGCACTGTAGTTACTAGAAAActttactcaaacaggagtaaacattgcatttgttggggactatttttagctgtggatgaatacacatttggttCTAGTAAGAATTTCTTGCAGCAGGATGTTGTGTGTGGGattgcagagtgtgtgttcatggtaatgaaggagcATCTCACCCAGTGCCATGGTGTGATTCACTGATGTCTTTTTCATAGTTTTAATAACAGTGGAGTTGTATGGTACATGAGAAATAAGGTACATTAGGCtcaggtttttctttcttctgtcagCAGTCTTAATGGTGTATGTTCCTCTGTGTAGACTGGACCTATCCCCCTGCAGTATCTAGTCAAACCCACCCGGAAGCGCAGGAGGCCGTCCCAGTCTGCTGCTCAGGGCCACTCTGATGGTGTCAACACAAGCCCAACGTCGGAGAGCGACTCCCAGAGTGACAAAGTCCACAGTCCTGCTGCAGCCCAGCCGCCCCGAGCTTCTACGCAGTCCAGCCCCGCGGCTCACAACCCCTCTCCCGCCATCCAAAGCTCCAACGGTACCACTGTGCCCAACAACACTCAGCGACACACTCTCGCCTCCAAACAGGGCGCCAGCGCTCGCAAGGTGACTGTCAACGGCACCAGCTCTGGGGCTGGCAAAGACGAGGCGAGGGGAGGCGACAAAAGTGGTTTGCCCCCGGCAACCTAACGTGTGAAAGGCAAGCAGGGAGGACAGTGTTTGAATtgctccctttctttcctcagaGCAAAAAGTTTGAGTTCTCCTTCTGGACAAAATGGAGGCCAGATTACTGTTATCACCTTTCAACAGGAAAGACTGAAAAGTGCAGCCAAATAGACACTtgtatgtatgtgcgtgtgtgtgtttatgtgtgttagACTAGAacagtgcacacatacaaactgtacagtatgtatcaaatgtgagcatgtgtgcatACATATGTATAAACTTATCTTTTATACAAGATATTGTAATCGTTTTGTATTGTATATGCAGTGGGTCTGTTTCATTTCCATAGTTCTTTCAACATTGATTTGGCTTTTATAAAATGGTGACAAAATGCTGAAAGGCATTGCAGTGCACATCACTGCAGAAGTTGgatgtaaaggaaaaaaaaaacctaatccTTGCCTTTGAACAGTCATGTTAATAACTGCTGTATAAATGTCCAGTAAAAGCAACTGCTCATCaggtaacacacatacattaagCTGTTGATGCACTTTGTTAAGGTCAGATTACATAACCCAAACCATTAAGTATTTTCCAACAGGAGAAGCATTTATATTTACAGAACTCTAAGCACTACCATGCTTACAAGCAGATGTTTGTCATAAGACTGTGTTCCTTCTCTCATGGCAGTCGAAGAACTCAAAAGGGATTTGAATATTCGGCCATGTATGTTGTAGTTCCATCATTTTCAACattccttttgtttcttttcaacAAACAATGATACTTTTTTATCAGCCATATGTGCATGTTTTAggtcaataaaatgtttacTTACTAGGTTTTTTCTGACCCGGCTGTGCTGTTTATGATTCCTTCATTAATTGATGTGTTTATTAAACTGTGTAAGCCAAGAGTAAATTTTGGAAATTTTAAATACACAGCCAGCAATGGGGTAGTTCTGTTTCAGACCAAAACACAATTATgtaaattattcaaattttaTCTTTACACTTGTATATTCAATATATTTAACCACAAAAGTCAGAACTTTCACACTCTCATCACCATGATTTGATACAGTCTACACCTCAGTGGCTCTTGCTTAGCTGTGTAATGGATGATACATACGATAGGAGTGTTCTCTCTGTGATCCACCCTAAAGGTCCAAAAGAGCTAGGCTGGTTGACATGTTCAACATTTTATCAAAATGTCTTTCACCAAAAGCTACATATATAATATCACATTTCAGTATCTATTAGAGGCAGCTGTTCTGTCAATGGATTTGCCAGCTCTGAGGCCTGTCCTACGAAGATTTGCAGTTAGCACGGTAACTTTgggtttaactctgggttttcagtcttATGACAGTGGTTCACTTCTTGTCGCAgtaaatcaccatggtaacttatGCTGCTCTGGGGTAGGTTAACTTCAGTGGATGggatcaaaacctgtcaacaacccaactactgaccaatcagatcactggaaaactagcgTCATCATTTCGTCAGGATCCTGACAGGGAc from Lates calcarifer isolate ASB-BC8 linkage group LG5, TLL_Latcal_v3, whole genome shotgun sequence includes these protein-coding regions:
- the LOC108884530 gene encoding polycomb group RING finger protein 2: MDKMQPNRIKITDLNSHLTCPLCAGYLIDATTIVECLHSFCKTCIVAFLETNKFCPRCDVQVHKTCPQLSIRADKTLQDIVYKLVPGLFKDEMKRRRDFYAENRVLEPGEVVETFNIAEDEIISLSIQFYERNKNNERQRSEMEGDKSNGKRFLQCPAAMSVMHLAKFLRSKMDIPNNYRVEVLYGDEPLKDYYTLMDIAYFYEWRRTGPIPLQYLVKPTRKRRRPSQSAAQGHSDGVNTSPTSESDSQSDKVHSPAAAQPPRASTQSSPAAHNPSPAIQSSNGTTVPNNTQRHTLASKQGASARKVTVNGTSSGAGKDEARGGDKSGLPPAT